AAAATGCGTTATGTAATATTTAGGATTTATGACCGAACCTAAATCCCTTAAATCCATTAACAAACATGATTTATATAAGATTGGAAATATTTCCGTTACCTGGAATGTGGATTAGATTTTATAAATCTTTATCGGGGCTCAATGATGTCCTGCAGTGGGTGGCTCCATAGTCATGGTTTTGTTTAgattttaagaccagtctaagatcattttggttctataaccaatctaacaacttgagaccagtctaagctcattttggttatataaccaatctaacaacttaagaccagtctcagctcattttggttctataaccaatctaacaacttaaggccagtctcagctcattttggttctataaccaatctaacaactgaagaccagtctaaactcattttagttctataaccaatctaacaacttgagaccagtctaaactcattttagttctataaccaatctaacaacttaagactccagtctaaactcatttaagttctataaccaatctaacaacttaagaccagtctaaactcattttagttctataaccaatctaacaacttaagatcagtccaATCTATGACCGATTCTAACAATTTCTAAAGGTCAGGCTCAGATGGTGTCCAGACTGTTGCCTTTGTCTATATAAGCCTTGTCAGTATTGTAGTTATGAACAGAATGAATTTTTCGGGCCCAAATTGTTGACATTTTCTCTCAAAATCGAATTTTATTTGCCGTCTCCGCGGTCCTGGCTTTGCACCGGTCGAAAACGATTAATAATTGAAGCTAGTTTAAAACTTAAACAACTCTCTGATTTCTATAATTAGAAATCACGCACTTCACGGACCGTGAACCAGGAACTGGTGAACTGAACTTCAACTTGTTTATAGACAATCTTTATCACACATGAATAATAGATTCTAATAACCTGGAtgattgggggggggggggggtaggggGAAAGAAGGGGGGCCTTGAAATCAAATGAGAAAACACAAATGAAAGAACTGAGGTTTTAAGAAGAAGGATGAAGCTTCTGagaataatcttcaaatctttctcGCTTTCAAACATTGAACTGAACAAAGGAACACTCAATACCCCTGAGAGACTGGATCCTGGCAGACAGACCGGCAGGCAGGGCCGGGCCGACTGGGGTCAATCCTTTCAATTTAACAGGTTTGTAAAACTGGGCTCGGCCAAGCAGGTGGCTTTGTCTCGGAGCAGATGTCATCGCTCTAACGCAGCCCCTGGCGAGtgtgttttttattgaaaGTCACCGCAGAGCGTTGATCAGGCGTGTGCCGTGAAGTGTGCCGCGAAGTGTGCCCGTATTGCATCTATCAGCGAATTAAACACGTTTTATTGAAGATTTTTTCCCGACCCGACCCGAACCTACCCGACTCCTAGCAGCGAGCTATTGTCTTCATATACCACGCACGTGTGACTCTTTCAGTCATCCGTGTGACTCTTCAGTCTTACGACTATGAACTGTCAAAGGGCACCTACCCGTATTGTGACTTGTTTATAGTCAAACTTATGACTGGATTTGGGAGCGACGACGGTCGATTGTCTCATTGTTGGTGCCTGATATGAACCAAGTTGTGATTGATGGTCCCCCTTAACCCCCAGCCTGCACCCCTCCCAAGCCTTTACTCTCAGATCTCTCTGACATAAGACTATCAGCGCACtgatcaaaaactgatcatccacacttcacatgtgttcagtgcttcaacTGAGACAttactaattgaaaatgaactacaaacaccagatattagacattttatcagcacactttcataaactgatcgtccacacttcacatgtgttcagtgcctcacctgagacatttctaattgaaaatgaactacaaacaccagatattagacattttatcggcacactttcataaactgatcgtccacacttcacatgtgttcaatgcttcacccgagacatttctaattgaaaatgaactacaaacacaagatattagacattttatcagcacactttcaaaatctgatcgtccacacttcacatgtgttcagtgcttcacctgagacatttctaattgaaaatgaactacaaacaccagacattagacattagtatcagcgcactttcaaaGACTGATCATCCTTCAcattgagagagagagagagttcaAGCTGTGGTACTATTGTATTTAAGAGCGTCCAATGTCACGGTCATTAATAATGGAATGCACTAATTGCGAACAGTTCGAAATAACGTCCTCTGTGTTTCCTATGATTAGTACATCGTGTAATAAAATTTGCACTTCCGGGCTGCCGTAGAATGCGTTTAGATCGATATAATGTAATTGCCCTTCCGGTCTGCCGTATAATTTATGACTATTTCTTCGACAGTAATTGATACGCCGGAGAATTCTAGATAACGTACCGCGCTTTATTCTGAGCTCGGCGAAATTAGGAGCTATATATCCCGCTATGGGATGAACTCGATGTTCGACACTGGAATAAGGCGTAATGCTGTTGCATGCACTATCAGTGCTGAGAGTGACTAGCGCCGGTttgagtcctgctggctgcttgCAGCAAGCGGGCAACAAACACTTCACTCCGTGgtcccgtcgtgaggttaaatgatcAATCAAATAGGGTTAGTCTCAGGAAAACAAAGATCCTAACGACTGAAgcaaaacaaacattacatgTCCTGTTAGCTCAGTTGATTGAGTGGAGGACTTGGAACCAAGAGGTCCCTAGTTCGAAACCATCTCTGGCGTTGGCTGTCAAGACACGTACATGGACTAAGGTCTGCTAACTTAGTTTTAGGTTTACAACAACCTATATAAAAGCCCTGGCCGTCTCCTAAGACCCAGTAGAGTTACACTGTTACTTGCAGTTGAGACGTAAAACTCTTCTTAACTAAAACAAACTCCTGAATGCTGGGGACAAATTGatgtatttcaatgaaaattcctCGAAAACAATTCAACTTGTCACTCATAGCGTTTTGCTGAGATATGTAACGAGTACGTAGGATATTTTTTCCGGGCAAATTTTCACGTAGAGAAATAATTAGAAACCTGATTAAGCCGTTCTTTGAGAGTCGCTCGCAATGAACTACTTCACCGAAAAATGTCAATAGATTTTAGAGTAACTCTACCCCCTCCCCTGCTCCCCCCGAGACGCTCCTCTGTCGTCTCAAAATTCTTCGTAAAATGCCCTACGTACTTCGCGAGTAATACCAAGAAATAATGTCTAATAAGCCCACCAGGGGGCATCGTTTTTCGGAATATTGTTTTCGTCAATGCTAAGCTTTATTTCGGGGGGAAATGTCGATATCGGAATTCTCGGGAGGGGGCCATTTATAATCTTCATACGCCGCTGGTCGTCGCTGGTAAATTCGCAGACGACTCTCGTTTCGAATTGTGACGTCTGTTCAAACGACCTTGACACGTATCGGATCGCGCGAGAAATTCAGACAATGAAAAAACATTTCgaaatcttcttttttttaaaccagTCGCGATTTAATCGCACGTCACTGGAAAAACAACCCGACACGAAATTGAAACCCTTCCCTGTTTTAGATTTCGAGTGGCTTGTTGTTAGCAGACggaattcattgaattaaaaCGCGTCTGCTCAGAGAATGTTTATACATGGAGAATAGAAAACGTGCTTCAACCGGGTGTGTAGACTATGGCATGTAAGGATTccgcttgtggcaagtgaggatccactaggtgtcgctagtgggCAGTAGGCCATCGACAGTGTAGCAATAggggattccacttgtggcaagtgaggatccaccaggtgtcgctagtgtgcagtaggatatcTCAACTACTGTCACAGTAGTGGAATCCTTTACAGCCACAGTCTGTGGCTGTAAAGGAGAGAAATTCCGTCGACGTGAAATAAAACCGTTCCTTGTTTTAAGTTGAAGTGGTTCTCGTCGCGTTGTTCGACAGCAGACGTAATTCAAACAATGAAAACGCGGCGTCTGCCGATCGGCGACTAGAATGAGAGGTGCTCGAAATTTATTATTCGTTCACAATTTCTCGACCCGATTTTGATATCGTCGTTTAAAAACCTGACAGATTGAATGATTGCGGTTCGACATAGATTGAATGCTGggtttttcgaaaaatgataattatctGTTCTTTAAAGCGGTTTAATTATATCTAGTTCCTGATGATGATTCACGCAGAATAGTTTACAAAAAAAccctatttttcaatttcctaCGATTTAGAAAATTTAGGTCGTgagaaaatatctaaaatgaGGAAGTAAGCGTTAGATACTGATGTTTAATTTACTGCATAGTTTATTACATTCAATCAGTGATAAACTGCAATTGAAGTTCGTATCTTTAAAGGTTTGATATCGTCATTACGCAAGTCGGATTGTACTGGGATTAAAGATGTCTTAAGaacggtcttaagttgttagattggttatagaactaaaatgagtttagactggtcttaagttgttagattggttgatatagaactaaaattagtttagactggtctcaagttgttagttTGGTTAATTaagatgagcttagactggtcttaagttgttagattgactatagaaccaaaattgcCTTAGACCGGTCTTGAATCTAAGCCATTACTATAGCCGGGGCTagcaaatgataataatccgtttttggtttttttttgtcgtgTCACAGGTTGAAAGATGTCAAGGTGAAAATGATGGACGAAGTGATCGCGAAGTACGACTACAACGCTCAGGACAAACAGGAGTTGAGCGTGAAGAAAAACGAAAAGTTCACGTTGCTCGACGACAGCAAGGACTGGTGGAAGGTCGTCAACGCGCACAACCAACACGGCTTCGTTCCGTCGAACTACATGAAACGCATCAAACCGTCGCTTCTGTCGAAACTGTCGAACACGCTCGGTCGCAAGAAAAACGTCGACAAGTCGTACGTGTTACACGGCGGCGCGCGCAACGGCGATATCGGCGCCGGCGCGTTGAATAACTCGCTAGGTGGCGTCGGCGTAGAGTCGTACTCGTGCGACAACGTGACGGCGAAGGCGAAATACGCGTACGCCGCGCAGCAGACGGACGAACTCTCGCTGACGAAGGGCGAACAGATCACCGTTTTGGAGAAATCGTCGGACGGATGGTGGAAGGGTCAGAAAGGCGGCGGCGCCATCGGCGGCGGCGCTGTCGGTTGGTTCCCGTCGAATTACGTAATTGAGGACTCGGCCGAACGCGATCTGCAGACGCCGACCGTTTTCCCGCCGCTGCCCGAGTTGAAACAGCAGACGGATTCGGAAATCTTGGACGTCGTATTGACATTGTATCCGTACACGGCGTCGAACGCCGAAGAACTCGGTTTCGACGCCGACGAGAATCTCGACATCGTCGAGAAACCGGCGTCGGATCCGGACTGGTGGCGCGCGCGTAACGACCGCGGCGAGGTCGGACTCGTGCCGCGGAATTACGTGCAGGTTTTAGACGGCGGTACCCGCAACGCGACCGACGCCGCGACGCCGAACTCTCATTCGAACTCGAGTAATCTGAGCAGCACGGGTTCGTTAACGAACGATACGAGTAATCACCACCAGGTGGCGGTGTCAGCGTCGTCGACGGTACGGTCTCAGTTCCGTCTGTCGCCGTCGTTAGCCGATAAACCCTGGTATTACGGTAATATCACGCGCGCTGAATGTGATATCATGCTCGGTAAAACTGCATTAAACGGTGACTTCTTAATACGAGACAGTGAATCACATGTGAGTATTCATATTCCACATTTACTgaaaccagttccacatttaCTGAATTCAGCTCCACAGTTACtgaaaccagttccacagttactgaacccagttccacagttactgaacccagttccacagttattgaacccagttccgcaATTACTGATCCCATTTTCAGTTCTGGAGCTAGTTCCAATTTTATGGACGGattttcacagtttttagTGAAGTTtgatgagttaaaatcagcTTACTTCAAATATCTTGAAATCCACAGACAAATATCAACCaccaaatgtggaactggatccagatgaCTAAcatgttgattattatatctCTTAATATTTCCTACTATAACCTTTCTCTTCGTTATTTCAGGCCGGCAATTATACAGTGACGCTGAAAGCCCAACCTAAGAATAAACATTTCCGAGTAACACTACAGGACGGATCGTACGGGATCGGTCAGCAGACGTTCGATTCGTTGGACGACCTCGTCGATCATTACACGAGACATCCGATCTATCGGTGTGACAACGAGAAACTTTATCTGATTAAACCGTTTATACATCCAGACGATCGCAGTTCCACGTAACACCACCGGGTGGCTACATCCGTCTGCTGTTCGTCCACACCGCCAGGTGGCGCTGTATTCATCCAGGTGATTGTAGTAGCCACGAAACACCACCAGGTGGCTACTTCCATCAGCTGTTCATCCACACCGCCAGGTGGAGCTGTATTCATCCAGACGATCGTAGCAACGCCGAAGGCTGCTTCCGTCTGCTGTTCATCCACACCGCCAGGTGGCGCTGTATTCATCCAGACCATCGTAGTTACGTGTAACACCACCAGGTGGCACTATCTGCTGTTCGTTCACGCCACTTGGTGGCTCTGTATATATAGCTGTTGATGTCGGGTAACGCCACCAGGTGGCACTGTATACAGTCTGTTCGTGCAGACGATCGTAATGTCGCTACAGAACACTAGGTGGCGCTATTGTTAATTTATTAACTCTATGTATTTAACGATCGCTGATGATGTCGGGTAACGCCACCAGGTGGCTCTGATGACGTCAGAATTGATCCCAAATTTTTTAGTCAAACAGATGAAGTTTGTTCACTGTAAAGATGTATATATTAATGTATGCATGGTTTGTGATGAGTTTCTCACTAGATATTTCGCTCTCTATTCGGTTTAAATGTGCtataaatgtttaaaaaaaagctGATTATCTTATGGCAAGAGGCGAGAGGGGGCGAGTGAGGGAGGGCGATGAGTTTAAACACATTGGAAAACTTACGATTTAGCGAGCTGGTTAGAGGGTGAACTTAAGTTGTCAAGTCGCGAAGATAGTCAACGTCGGTGTCTAAAATGAATTTCGAAAGAAATCCCGCAATAATTTCAGCCGATGAGTTAaagttttatatttatatattgtgggatttctgcTGGATGTAGTTTTCACGTCGACTAGTGGTCTATTGATCGAACGCGCTATAGTTCGGTCGTAACGTATTTCACGgcgtcggccatcttgaaactAAGCGTGAACTACACTAACTATTTCATGGTTCCTTATTTCCGGACTATCGTTCGGACTAACTGACATACGGTTTCACTTAGTCCACcaaatagtcgactaactctgATAACTGAAGTTCGCCCTCAGTCATACTCCTGGCACCAGTTGGTCCATACTTCAGTAATTCACTTTACTTTATTAAAACTGGTTGCTATTTTCCAGCTATTTAGTTCagttctctctctctgtctgtTAGTGTGGTGTGTTTTGTGTATATATGAGTGTTTATTTAATACCAGTTTGTATTCAACAGTTTTCAGTACCGTTCACAGTTCACTCAAGCATTCGACGTTCATTTCATCTTGTATTGATTTCACGCCGGGGCCGGTGTCATGAAAATTACggctaaaattgattttccttGAAAATAGTTCGACCACAATTATAATGGGCATTACTCTATCAATCTTACTGGCTTAGTTTGAATCAGgttctagttccacagttgtgtggatttaatttgtctctgaacccagttctacagttgtgtcggtttaatttgactctgaatccagtacCACAGTTGAGTCAGTTTAATTttactctgaacccagttccacagttgtgtgggtttaatctgttacaggatccagttccacagttgtatgggttcaatttgactctggatccagttccacagttgtgtgggtttaatctgttacaggatccagttccacagttgtatgggttcaatttgactctggacccagttccacagttgtgtgggtttaatctgttacaggatccagttccacagttttgtgtGTTCATGCAACTGTGaacccatttccacagttgtgtggatttagATTTAACTATCATGTTCAAATCACTCGCAGTTCATTCACTACGTTTAAACCCTAATCAATTCACTTTAATCCTCAGTAAAATTTCACCagttacaaatattgaaaatggacAAATATTTCACTCAATAGAATCTAAATTAACCGAAACAACtattgaactggatccagagatGAGATTCATCCATTCTCTTCAAGAGATGTTGTCGGATTTTGAATGTTTAACCCTATTCTTTAAACGTCGAggcttatatatatatcaaacgTGGCTAGTGCAATTAAAAAATGCGAGTaccttagaaaaaaaaaagttaCTATTCTTTTCATTGATAAAACTCCTCGCGTGTATTCGTCTTGTGAATAGATACAAATAAGTAGGTtaataattgtataaatattaggATAATTATTGGTATTGTAATTATTGCGTAGTAAATTTGAAGATGCGCGTATGGAATTTTTGCATGTATCTTTACGAATCATCGATGTTCTTAATATATAGAGAGAAAGTGAagggttgttttttttttacgaaaGGATTTGTTAATTCTCATTATTACCACCAGGGGGATCTAACGTTGCTCTGGAATTGTGAGTCGAGACTCTGGAGTCGACTCCAATTCCGTCGAGAAAGTTCCGCGCGTCtgccata
This sequence is a window from Tubulanus polymorphus chromosome 9, tnTubPoly1.2, whole genome shotgun sequence. Protein-coding genes within it:
- the LOC141910725 gene encoding cytoplasmic protein NCK2-like isoform X1, with product MVSGGKSSTCYYQQHQQQQQHHEPRTPRGSSGTGMGSLPAVQTWYIHSNASFAASLMCLGKQRLKDVKVKMMDEVIAKYDYNAQDKQELSVKKNEKFTLLDDSKDWWKVVNAHNQHGFVPSNYMKRIKPSLLSKLSNTLGRKKNVDKSYVLHGGARNGDIGAGALNNSLGGVGVESYSCDNVTAKAKYAYAAQQTDELSLTKGEQITVLEKSSDGWWKGQKGGGAIGGGAVGWFPSNYVIEDSAERDLQTPTVFPPLPELKQQTDSEILDVVLTLYPYTASNAEELGFDADENLDIVEKPASDPDWWRARNDRGEVGLVPRNYVQVLDGGTRNATDAATPNSHSNSSNLSSTGSLTNDTSNHHQVAVSASSTVRSQFRLSPSLADKPWYYGNITRAECDIMLGKTALNGDFLIRDSESHAGNYTVTLKAQPKNKHFRVTLQDGSYGIGQQTFDSLDDLVDHYTRHPIYRCDNEKLYLIKPFIHPDDRSST
- the LOC141910725 gene encoding cytoplasmic protein NCK2-like isoform X2, with protein sequence MENRKRASTGLKDVKVKMMDEVIAKYDYNAQDKQELSVKKNEKFTLLDDSKDWWKVVNAHNQHGFVPSNYMKRIKPSLLSKLSNTLGRKKNVDKSYVLHGGARNGDIGAGALNNSLGGVGVESYSCDNVTAKAKYAYAAQQTDELSLTKGEQITVLEKSSDGWWKGQKGGGAIGGGAVGWFPSNYVIEDSAERDLQTPTVFPPLPELKQQTDSEILDVVLTLYPYTASNAEELGFDADENLDIVEKPASDPDWWRARNDRGEVGLVPRNYVQVLDGGTRNATDAATPNSHSNSSNLSSTGSLTNDTSNHHQVAVSASSTVRSQFRLSPSLADKPWYYGNITRAECDIMLGKTALNGDFLIRDSESHAGNYTVTLKAQPKNKHFRVTLQDGSYGIGQQTFDSLDDLVDHYTRHPIYRCDNEKLYLIKPFIHPDDRSST
- the LOC141910725 gene encoding cytoplasmic protein NCK2-like isoform X3; the encoded protein is MMDEVIAKYDYNAQDKQELSVKKNEKFTLLDDSKDWWKVVNAHNQHGFVPSNYMKRIKPSLLSKLSNTLGRKKNVDKSYVLHGGARNGDIGAGALNNSLGGVGVESYSCDNVTAKAKYAYAAQQTDELSLTKGEQITVLEKSSDGWWKGQKGGGAIGGGAVGWFPSNYVIEDSAERDLQTPTVFPPLPELKQQTDSEILDVVLTLYPYTASNAEELGFDADENLDIVEKPASDPDWWRARNDRGEVGLVPRNYVQVLDGGTRNATDAATPNSHSNSSNLSSTGSLTNDTSNHHQVAVSASSTVRSQFRLSPSLADKPWYYGNITRAECDIMLGKTALNGDFLIRDSESHAGNYTVTLKAQPKNKHFRVTLQDGSYGIGQQTFDSLDDLVDHYTRHPIYRCDNEKLYLIKPFIHPDDRSST